From Quercus lobata isolate SW786 chromosome 1, ValleyOak3.0 Primary Assembly, whole genome shotgun sequence, one genomic window encodes:
- the LOC115983521 gene encoding 4-hydroxy-3-methylbut-2-en-1-yl diphosphate synthase (ferredoxin), chloroplastic, giving the protein MATGAAVPASFTGLKSRDLSLGFTKSMDFVRVSDMRRVKASKRKVLMIRNSNQGSDIAELQQASEGSPLLVPRQKYCESIHKTVRRKTRTVMVGNVALGSEHPIRIQTMTTTDTKDVAATVEQVMRIADKGADIVRITVQGKKEADACFEIKNSLVQKNYNIPLVADIHFAPSVALRVAECFDKIRVNPGNFADRRAQFEQLEYTEEDYQKELEHIEQVFTPLVEKCKKYGRAMRIGTNHGSLSDRIMSYYGDSPRGMVESAFEFARICRNLDYHNFVFSMKASNPVVMVQAYRLLVAEMYVQGWDYPLHLGVTEAGEGEDGRMKSAIGIGTLLQDGLGDTIRVSLTEPPEEEIDPCRRLANLGMRAAELQKGVAPFEEKHRHYFDFQRRTGQLPIQKEGEEVDYRGVLHRDGSVLMSVSLDQLKMPELLYKSLAAKLVVGMPFKDLATVDSILLRELPSVDDDDARLALKRLIDISMGVITPLSEQLTKPLPNALVLVNLKELSTGAYKLLPEGSRLVVSLRGDESYEELEILKDIDATMLLHELPYTEEKISRVHAARRLFEYLGDNSLNFPVIHHIQFPNGIHRDDLVIGAGTNAGALLVDGLGDGVLLEAPDKDFDFLRNTSFNLLQGCRMRNTKTEYVSCPSCGRTLFDLQEISAQIREKTSHLPGVSIAIMGCIVNGPGEMADADFGYVGGAPGKIDLYVGKTVVKRAIEMERATDALIQLIKDHGRWVDPPAEE; this is encoded by the exons ATGGCTACCGGAGCTGCTGTACCGGCTTCGTTTACGGGTCTGAAGAGCAGGGACCTGAGTTTGGGGTTCACGAAAAGTATGGATTTTGTGAGAGTTTCTGATATGAGAAGGGTTAAGGCTAGTAAAAGAAAGGTCTTGATGATAAGGAACTCGAATCAGGGCTCGGATATTGCTGAGCTTCAGCAGGCATCAGAGGGAAGCCCTCTATTAG TTCCTAGGCAAAAGTATTGTGAATCCATACACAAAACTGTCAGGAGGAAAACACGAACAGTGATGGTGGGAAATGTGGCTCTTGGTAGTGAGCATCCTATAAGGATTCAAACAATGACCACAACTGACACTAAAGATGTTGCCGCAACAGTTGAACAG GTAATGAGAATAGCTGACAAAGGAGCAGATATTGTTCGGATAACAGTCCAAGGGAAGAAAGAAGCAGATGCAtgttttgaaatcaaaaactcGCTTGTGCAGAAAAA TTACAATATACCTCTGGTGGCAGATATTCATTTTGCTCCCTCAGTTGCACTGCGGGTTGCAGAATGCTTTGACAAGATACGTGTCAACCCTGGAAATTTTG CTGATAGGCGGGCTCAGTTTGAGCAGCTAGAGTACACAGAAGAGGACTATCAGAAAGAACTTGAGCACATAGAGCAG GTTTTTACTCCATTGGTTGAGAAATGTAAGAAGTATGGAAGAGCAATGCGTATTGGAACCAACCATGGGAGTCTTTCAGATCGTATAATGAGCTACTATGGGGATTCTCCTAGGGGAATG GTTGAATCTGCATTTGAGTTTGCAAGGATATGCCGGAATTTGGACTATCACAATTTTGTCTTCTCAATGAAAGCAAGCAATCCGGTTGTGATGGTCCAGGCATACCGACTGCTTGTAGCTGAAATGTATGTTCAAGGCTGGGATTATCCATTACACTTGGGAGTTACTGAAGCTGGAGAAGGTGAGGATGGGCGAATGAAATCTGCAATTGGCATAGGGACCCTTCTTCAG GATGGTCTGGGTGATACAATTAGAGTTTCTCTCACAGAACCACCAGAAGAGGAGATAGACCCCTGCAGAAGATTGGCCAACCTTGGTATGAGAGCAGCTGAACTTCAGAAAGGGGTG GCACCATTTGAAGAAAAGCACAGACATTATTTTGATTTCCAACGGCGAACTGGTCAATTGCCAATCCAAAAGGAG GGTGAGGAGGTGGATTATAGAGGTGTCCTGCACCGTGATGGCTCTGTTCTCATGTCAGTTTCCCTGGATCAGTTAAAG ATGCCAGAACTCCTTTACAAGTCACTTGCAGCAAAGCTTGTTGTTGGCATGCCATTTAAG gatttgGCAACAGTGGACTCAATTTTATTGAGAGAACTTCCgtcagttgatgatgatgatgct CGGCTAGCTCTCAAAAGGCTGATAGATATAAGTATGGGGGTTATAACTCCCTTGTCAGAGCAGTTAACAAAGCCATTGCCCAATGCCCTGGTTTTGGTAAACCTTAAGGAATTATCAACTGGTGCATACAAGCTTTTGCCAGAAG GTTCACGTTTGGTTGTGTCTTTACGTGGCGATGAGTCCTATGAAGAGCTAGAAATCCTCAAAGACATTGATGCTACCATGCTTCTTCATGAACTACCCTATACTGAAGAAAAAATCAGCAGAGTGCATGCAGCAAGGAG GCTATTTGAGTACCTAGGAGACAATTCTCTGAACTTCCCTGTTATTCACCATATTCAGTTTCCAAATGGGATTCACAG GGATGACTTGGTCATTGGTGCTGGTACAAATGCTGGAGCACTTCTAGTAGATGGACTTGGGGATGGTGTCCTATTAGAAGCCCCAGATaaagattttgattttcttcGGAATACGTCTTTCAATTTACTACAAGGTTGCAGAATGCGGAATACGAAGACC GAGTATGTCTCATGCCCGTCCTGTGGAAGAACTTTGTTTGACCTTCAAGAAATTAGTGCACAAATACGGGAAAAGACATCACACTTGCCTGGTGTTTCA ATTGCAATCATGGGTTGCATTGTAAATGGACCAGGAGAGATGGCTGATGCAGACTTTGGATATGTTGGTGGTGCTCCTGGAAAGATTGACCTATATGTTGGGAAG ACGGTGGTGAAGCGTGCAATTGAGATGGAGCGTGCAACTGATGCCTTGATCCAGCTTATAAAAGATCATGGCCGCTGGGTTGACCCTCCTGCAGAAGAGTAA
- the LOC115987445 gene encoding vegetative cell wall protein gp1 gives MAKLAQFYVALLLAVSLVGFSVSQSSPPATSPSPSPVLQPGSDSPSSPPAPVPASGPAPAHSPTNQSPSPSPPSPPVAPGSSPTPTPISAPADDTVASDVNSKASSDSNHSSGGGMSAGKKVGIAIGVLFAFVLVAVGGMVYKKRKDNIQRAQYGYGARREIL, from the coding sequence ATGGCGAAACTCGCACAATTCTACGTCGCTTTACTCTTGGCGGTTTCCTTGGTTGGATTCTCCGTTTCTCAATCTTCGCCGCCGGCGacatctccatctccatctccgGTTCTTCAACCCGGATCCGACTCGCCGTCGTCTCCGCCAGCTCCTGTTCCGGCTTCGGGTCCGGCACCGGCGCATTCTCCAACGAATCAGTCTCCGAGTCCATCTCCTCCGTCGCCTCCTGTGGCACCAGGATCGTCTCCGACTCCGACTCCGATATCGGCACCGGCCGATGATACGGTGGCGAGCGACGTCAACAGCAAGGCGAGTTCCGATTCGAACCACTCGTCCGGCGGCGGAATGAGCGCTGGGAAGAAGGTCGGGATCGCGATCGGAGTGTTATTCGCGTTCGTTTTGGTGGCGGTGGGAGGCATGGTGTACAAGAAGCGCAAGGACAACATTCAGCGAGCTCAGTACGGGTACGGAGCCAGGAGAGAGATTCTCTGA